The following DNA comes from Rhizobium sp. BT04.
GATGGTCGTCAACTCGCACATGGATTGGGATCACTTCTGGGGGAATGCAGCCATCGCTGGGCGCGCTCCGATCATCGCCCATGCCGCAACGCTCGACCGCCTGCGTGATCCCTCCACGCAGCAGGTCCTGAAGGACAAGACGAGCAAGGACTCGCGGTTCGGCAATGTCGAGATCATCGGTCCCGACATCACCTTCTCCAGCTCGATGACGCTCAACGGCGGCGATCTGACGCTGGAGCTCATTCATACGCCGGGGCACACGCCCGATCATATCGCCATCTGGATTCCCGAGCTGCGCATCTGCCTGGCCGTCGACGCGGTGGAATATCCCATCCCCGAAGTCTGGAGCAGAAGTGCGTCTGATCTTCACCTGATCCGTTCCTCGCTCCAGAAGATCCGCGACCTCGACGCGAGGCTGGTCATTCCGGCACATGGCAGGACATGGTCGCCTTCGACAGTGGATGCCAATCTCGCCTATTTCGAAGCCCTGGCTGATCGCGTCGGCACTTTGAGCGAAGACCAGCTGGCGGATGGGCAGCTCGGGAGCGCAAGCGGGTTCCGGTTTGAAGACTTCGTCGCCATTCCCGATGGGATGCCTTCGGAAACCGTGACATTCTACCGGAACTGCCATGAGACCAACCTCGGCGCCACCGTTCACGCCCATCTCGAAACAGTGAAATCCGCGTAGAGGCATCGCATACGGGAGGCGATAACGTGAAACCGTTGGAGGGCGGACGAACCGGGCAGATCTGGCGCGACGGCGAGACCGTCATCAGGCCTTCCGGCACATGGACGCCGACAGTGCATCGGTTCTTGCGCCATCTCAGGAGTAGAGGCTTTGTGGGAGCGCCCGAGCCGATCGACATCACTGACGGAAACCGAGAGGTCGTCAGCTACGTCGCCGGGCGCGTCTGCGAAGACCTTAGCGATCCATTCGTCGGCTCCGAGCACATGCTGGTTTCGGCGGCCAGGCTTTTGCGCGATTTTCATTCGGCGTCGCAAGGCTTTCTGGAAAGAGACGATGAAGTCCAGGCATGGATGCTGGCGCCGCAGGAACCGCGCGAGATCGTATGCCACGGAGATTTTGCGCCTTACAACGTCGCCGCGGCGGATGGTGAGGCGGTCGGAATCATCGATTTCGACACTGCCCATCCAGCGCCGCGCCTCTGGGATCTCGCTTACGCGGTCTATCGCTGGGCGCCCTTGTCCGATCCCGTCAATCCAGCCGGGTCATTCGGGCTCGAGGATCAGTTGCGCCGGACGCAAATCTTCTGCACAGCTTACGGGGCAACAATCGAAGAACGGCTCCGGCTCCCCGAAACGATCTGCACGCGGCTCCAGGCGCTCGTCGATTTCATGCTGACGAGTGCCGCAGATGGAGACGAAACCTTTGCGGAGGACGTCGATGCTGGAGACGCCCGGCTGTATCTGAGCGACATCGACTATATCGGCAGACATCGAGACCGGCTGCTGAAAGCGCTGTCGTGACTAAAGCCACCTCCTCCGGCGAAAGAAGCCGAAAAGTCCGAGGCAAAGGACGGCGATGACGCCGAGCACGACGAAATAGCCATACTGGAATTTCAGCTCAGGCATGTCGCTGAAGTTCATGCCGTAAATGCCGGCGATTGCGGTGGGAACAGCGAGGATCGCCGCCCAGGCGGCAAGCTTGCGGGCGATCGCCGTCTGCTCCGTCTGGCCGATCATCACGCTGGCCTCGAAGGCGAAGGCAAGGACCTCGCGCAGCGCATCGATATCTTCCTGAACCCGGCGCACGTGATCGGTCACATCGCGAAACAGCGACTGGAGCGTCGGATCCATGCCGGGAAGATCGATGTGCTCGTAGCGCCGGCAGACATCGACGAGCGGCACGACGGCGTTGCGCAGCCGCAGCAGCTTGCGCCGCAAGAGGTAAAGCCGCTCGATGTCGGATTTTTCCAGCTGCTCGCGCAGCACCAGATCCTCGAGCTTCTCGACTTCCTCCTGCACCACCTCGATCACCGGCATGTAATTGTCGACGATGAAATCGAGGATCGAATAGAGAATGTAGTTCTCGCCATGGGCAAGGGCGGCCGGCGTCGCCTCACACCGCTGCCTGACCGCCAGATAGGAGGAGGATTCTCCGTGGCGAACGGAGACGACGTAACCGCGGCCGACGAAGAGATGCGTTTCGCCGAAGACGATTTCGTCGTCTTTCATGTGGGCGGTCCGGGCGACGATGAACATCGCCTCCCCGTAAATCTCCAGCTTCGGGCGCTGATGGGGCTGCGCCGCGTCCTCGATCGCCAGCGGATGCAGATTGAACTCGGCCTGGATCTGGTGCAGCAGCACTTCATCCGGCTCGTGCAGGCCGATCCAGACAACCGCATTCTCCCGGCCGCGCCATTCACCGGCCTCTTCTATCCGGATGTCGCGAATGCGTTGCCCATGCTGGTAAACGGCGGCAGCGACGACGCCGGGCCGTTCATAGGGCGGCGATGTCGAACCGCTGCCTTCGCGCTTGGGAATAGTGTTCCGATCCTTCAGCTGTTCCAATCCTGCCGTCCTCCCATCCCCGCGCGGATCACATACCAGGCCAACTCGTCTGCCGGTCAGGCGCTCAGCCGATCATAATGCTATTTCGCAAAATATGCATCCGGCTCGATACAAGAGGCTGACCCCGGTGCCGTCATCGTGGCAAGGCGACGGACCGCATCACGTATCCGTGGAAATATCGTCCCAGTCCTGATCCATATAACCGATCAGCCAATTGAGGGCGTAGTGCCATTCGTAAACCACGCCCTTGTCCAATCCGGCAGGTGGCTCCTCGCCCTTCAGTCGCGCGTTAACGGCGGCCCAATCGTAACGGTAGATCAGGTCGGCAGCGTCGAGCAGCTCTTTCTGCGGGCGTAGCTTGGCACGGCGCATCAGCCCGTCCGTTCCCAGTTCGCGAAGCGTGTTCGCGATGAACGGCACATCGCAAATATGGTCGGGACGTTCGAGCTCCGGCGAAATCCCCAGCGCCCACAGCATGACGTGCACGCCTTCGTATCGCCAGGCGAAATTCGTCCGATCCCGATCCGAGGGATCGGGATCATCCATGAACGCCCTTTCCCTCGGGGTGAAAAAACCTGCAGCGTCGAACTGCCGGATAAGAGCCTGCCCCATGGCGTGGTCGCCGGTTTCGCCTTTTACGGCAACGATCGCCAGTGCGACGGTGCGCTGGACGACGAGCTTCGTATTTCGGCGGGTGCTTTCGCTCTCGGGCTCGATGACCGGCAGATGATCGATGGTCGGCACGCCCTCCGATTGAAGCTGGGCGATGGAAGCGGGCTTTGCGTGCTTGCCCCTCTTCGGTGGATTGCGACACCGCTGCCTGCACCGGAATGATCAGGGCAAGAAAGGCAGAAAATATGCGCTTCATCATATCTGGCTCCTCCCACCTCTGGCGACGCATCGATAAACATTTCCAGCGTTGCCGGGATATGGTTTGCGCAAAAGTGACGTCGGTTTTCCGGAAAAGTGGTAAACGGCATTTTACATATGGAGCAAATCGTTAAATTTTTTTTGTTAGAAAACGCCTCATCCAGTCCGGTCTGAAGCCGGAAGTTCGATCGAGGACTTTCAATGCGTCGCCCAAACATCAAATCCAGTTTGCTGTTGATTTTCAGTGGCATAGCCCTTCTTTTCGGCCTCGTCGCCTATCTCGCGGTCGACGGCCTTCGAAATACGAACGGCTCGACCGAAGAAATCGCGACCCACTGGCTGCCGAGCGTGCAGGCCTCGCAGGCGATCAATCTTGCCATGACGAATTTGCGCCTCGCCTACCGTGATCACATCATCGCGCAGTCGGAGGCGGAAAAGAAAACGCGCGAAGAGGCCATCAAAGTCGCCGAGGATACAATTGGCAAATCGGTGGACGCCTATCTTCCGCTGGCGTCATCAGACCACGAGCGTGAACTGATCAAGACCATCAAGGAGAGCGTTGGAGGCTACATCGCCAGCAGCTCGCAGCTGCTCGCCCTTTCCCGCGCCAACAAGACCGAAGAAGCCGGCCTGTATCTGGGCGGCGAGATGCGCTCCTATTCAGATAAGCTCAAGGAAGCCACGACGACGCTGGTCGAATTGGACCTCAGCGGCAGCAACAAGGCTGCCGCCCTCAGCAAGGAAACCTTCGACTCCATAGAATTCTATCTGCTCGTCGCAATCAGCGTTGCGGGGTTGCTCGTTCTCGGCGCCGTCGCCTTCGTGTTGACGGGCATCGCCAATCCGATTACCGGCATCACCGCTTCGATGCGTCGGCTGGCCGACGGAGACACCAGTTCGGAGATTCCGTTTGCCGACCGCGCTGACGAAATCGGATCGATGGCGGGCGCAGTCGAGATCTTCCGCGAAGCCGCGATCACCAACAAGCGGATGGCCATGGAAGCTGAGGAAAACCGCAACAAGGCGGAAGCCGACCGCGTTGCCGCCCAGAAACAGGCGGAAGCCGACGCATCGGAGCGGTTGCGAATCGCCACCTCGGGTCTTGCCTCCGGTTTGAAACGGCTTGCCGCAGGCGACCTCGCCTTCCAGCTCAACGAGGCCTTTGCCCCCGATTTCGAGGCGCTGCGCCATGACTTCAATCAGTCCGTCACCCAGCTCGGTGCAACGCTGAGAGCAATTTCCGAAAGCATCGGCACGATCGAGGAAGGCACGCGGGAGATCTCCTCCGGGGCGAGCGATCTTTCAAAGCGTACGGAGCAGCAGGCTGCCTCGCTGGA
Coding sequences within:
- a CDS encoding MBL fold metallo-hydrolase, which gives rise to MNAPVKLCSYPELDKRIVIARAGDEVDAVFVRAERFNVLIDTLGTPEQCRMALDLLDEKEAKTRPLMVVNSHMDWDHFWGNAAIAGRAPIIAHAATLDRLRDPSTQQVLKDKTSKDSRFGNVEIIGPDITFSSSMTLNGGDLTLELIHTPGHTPDHIAIWIPELRICLAVDAVEYPIPEVWSRSASDLHLIRSSLQKIRDLDARLVIPAHGRTWSPSTVDANLAYFEALADRVGTLSEDQLADGQLGSASGFRFEDFVAIPDGMPSETVTFYRNCHETNLGATVHAHLETVKSA
- a CDS encoding phosphotransferase enzyme family protein, which translates into the protein MKPLEGGRTGQIWRDGETVIRPSGTWTPTVHRFLRHLRSRGFVGAPEPIDITDGNREVVSYVAGRVCEDLSDPFVGSEHMLVSAARLLRDFHSASQGFLERDDEVQAWMLAPQEPREIVCHGDFAPYNVAAADGEAVGIIDFDTAHPAPRLWDLAYAVYRWAPLSDPVNPAGSFGLEDQLRRTQIFCTAYGATIEERLRLPETICTRLQALVDFMLTSAADGDETFAEDVDAGDARLYLSDIDYIGRHRDRLLKALS
- a CDS encoding magnesium and cobalt transport protein CorA produces the protein MEQLKDRNTIPKREGSGSTSPPYERPGVVAAAVYQHGQRIRDIRIEEAGEWRGRENAVVWIGLHEPDEVLLHQIQAEFNLHPLAIEDAAQPHQRPKLEIYGEAMFIVARTAHMKDDEIVFGETHLFVGRGYVVSVRHGESSSYLAVRQRCEATPAALAHGENYILYSILDFIVDNYMPVIEVVQEEVEKLEDLVLREQLEKSDIERLYLLRRKLLRLRNAVVPLVDVCRRYEHIDLPGMDPTLQSLFRDVTDHVRRVQEDIDALREVLAFAFEASVMIGQTEQTAIARKLAAWAAILAVPTAIAGIYGMNFSDMPELKFQYGYFVVLGVIAVLCLGLFGFFRRRRWL
- a CDS encoding HAMP domain-containing methyl-accepting chemotaxis protein translates to MRRPNIKSSLLLIFSGIALLFGLVAYLAVDGLRNTNGSTEEIATHWLPSVQASQAINLAMTNLRLAYRDHIIAQSEAEKKTREEAIKVAEDTIGKSVDAYLPLASSDHERELIKTIKESVGGYIASSSQLLALSRANKTEEAGLYLGGEMRSYSDKLKEATTTLVELDLSGSNKAAALSKETFDSIEFYLLVAISVAGLLVLGAVAFVLTGIANPITGITASMRRLADGDTSSEIPFADRADEIGSMAGAVEIFREAAITNKRMAMEAEENRNKAEADRVAAQKQAEADASERLRIATSGLASGLKRLAAGDLAFQLNEAFAPDFEALRHDFNQSVTQLGATLRAISESIGTIEEGTREISSGASDLSKRTEQQAASLEETAAALEEITANVSNSSKRTEETRTVATEANRSAGVSAEVVSHAEEAMERIETSSQQISNIISVIDEIAFQTNLLALNAGVEAARAGEAGKGFAVVAQEVRELAQRSASAAKEIKGLIQNSSKEVESGVKLVRDTGQALKTIGGFITQINHHMDSIATSAKEQSIGLSEVNVAVNRMDQTTQQNATMVQQSTAASDSLAQQAQKLRELIAQFRLDDAASSQSSALRSTARTMAQPAAGAAMHAVAARR